Proteins from a genomic interval of Pseudoruegeria sp. SHC-113:
- a CDS encoding NAD(P)H-dependent oxidoreductase — protein sequence MAMRKILVLNGHPGETSLSRALTEAYAQAATAAGHEVRLQDLAAMRFDPDFGEGGYEASKPLEPDLEAFLSDLDWAEHLVLATPLWWGAIPAKLKGLFDRALLPGRSFDTRNPNVLGLPAPMLTGKTARVLLTSDTPPVFLWLFYGNAVKTFLSRQILGFVGIRPTRYTTFAPASHAGAQKVALWLERAGKMGARAA from the coding sequence ATGGCAATGCGCAAGATCCTCGTTCTGAACGGCCATCCCGGCGAAACCTCCCTCTCGCGCGCCCTGACCGAGGCCTATGCGCAGGCCGCCACGGCAGCGGGCCATGAGGTGCGCCTGCAGGATCTGGCTGCGATGCGGTTTGATCCGGACTTTGGCGAGGGCGGCTATGAGGCCTCCAAGCCGCTGGAGCCGGATCTGGAGGCCTTCCTGAGCGATCTGGACTGGGCCGAGCATCTGGTGCTGGCCACGCCGCTCTGGTGGGGCGCGATCCCGGCAAAGCTGAAGGGGCTTTTTGACCGGGCGCTTCTGCCGGGGCGCAGCTTCGACACGCGCAACCCAAACGTCCTTGGTCTGCCCGCGCCCATGCTCACCGGAAAAACCGCCCGCGTGCTGCTGACCTCCGACACCCCGCCGGTCTTCCTCTGGCTCTTCTACGGCAATGCGGTGAAGACATTCCTGAGCCGCCAGATCCTCGGCTTTGTCGGCATTCGCCCGACCCGCTACACGACCTTCGCGCCGGCCTCCCATGCGGGCGCGCAGAAGGTGGCGCTCTGGCTGGAACGGGCCGGAAAAATGGGGGCGCGCGCGGCCTGA
- a CDS encoding TetR/AcrR family transcriptional regulator, producing MLEVTQALLETRGFSGLRIEEIVEEAGVAKGTLFAHFTDKDGLLAVLIGAEMMRLLDAMEAEGTPDSVDALLARLAPQLRYIGSEREIFDLLLRYSGTIGSNVNEGVARSFERRVGILAGWIAQMQAEGVLRRDQSPECLAEGLEAFINHVLALGFCSIETRLEDPQDALRPLLTAWLLPQA from the coding sequence TTGCTCGAGGTCACGCAGGCGCTGCTTGAAACGCGCGGATTTTCCGGTCTGCGCATCGAGGAGATCGTGGAGGAAGCGGGCGTGGCCAAAGGCACGCTATTTGCCCATTTCACCGACAAGGACGGCCTTCTGGCGGTGCTCATCGGCGCTGAAATGATGCGCCTCCTAGACGCGATGGAGGCCGAAGGCACGCCCGACAGCGTCGATGCGCTGCTCGCGCGCCTTGCCCCGCAGCTGCGCTACATCGGCTCGGAGCGGGAGATCTTCGATCTGCTGCTGCGCTACTCCGGCACCATCGGCAGCAATGTAAACGAAGGCGTCGCGCGCTCCTTTGAGCGCCGCGTGGGCATCCTTGCAGGCTGGATTGCCCAGATGCAGGCCGAAGGCGTGCTACGCCGCGATCAAAGCCCGGAATGTTTGGCCGAGGGGCTAGAGGCCTTCATCAACCATGTGCTGGCGCTTGGCTTCTGCTCGATCGAAACCCGCCTTGAGGATCCGCAGGACGCGCTGCGCCCCCTGCTCACCGCCTGGCTCCTGCCGCAGGCCTAG